A portion of the Leifsonia sp. EB41 genome contains these proteins:
- a CDS encoding ArdC-like ssDNA-binding domain-containing protein, which yields MSNTIIIRDTHDRQAAAEALHASIVEQVQQLADSGQWRAFLEFARSFHNYSLNNLLLILAQQPDATMVAGFRQWQAKGRQVRKGEKSIKIFGYREKKTETATDDDTSAEEGRLIRYFPTLSVFDIAQTDPIAGADPLPSDPTRRLVGDDDHGVISPLTDQLESRGWRIGREPLTHANGYTDPQTLRVILAEGISVEQSAKTLIHETAHIELRHIKSIEEYRQHRGRMEVEAESVAYVVASLRGFDTSTYSIGYIAGWSDEDVTVIRDSAARVLAAVHSIAGMLDQ from the coding sequence ATGAGTAACACGATCATCATCCGAGACACGCACGACCGTCAGGCAGCGGCGGAGGCACTGCACGCATCGATCGTAGAGCAGGTCCAGCAGCTCGCCGACAGCGGCCAGTGGCGGGCATTCCTAGAGTTCGCCCGCTCCTTCCACAACTACAGCCTGAACAACCTTCTGCTGATCCTCGCGCAGCAACCAGACGCGACCATGGTCGCCGGTTTCCGACAGTGGCAGGCCAAGGGGCGACAGGTACGCAAGGGCGAGAAGTCGATAAAGATCTTCGGATATCGCGAGAAGAAGACCGAGACCGCTACCGACGATGACACCTCAGCTGAGGAAGGGCGTCTGATCCGGTACTTCCCAACTCTGTCCGTGTTCGACATCGCGCAGACCGACCCGATCGCGGGAGCCGACCCGCTCCCGAGCGATCCCACGCGGCGACTCGTCGGCGACGACGACCACGGCGTCATCTCTCCGCTGACCGATCAACTGGAGTCCCGAGGATGGAGGATCGGCCGCGAGCCGTTGACCCATGCCAACGGATACACCGACCCTCAGACGCTACGAGTGATCCTCGCGGAGGGCATCAGCGTCGAGCAGTCCGCGAAGACCTTGATTCACGAGACGGCGCACATCGAGCTCCGCCACATCAAAAGCATCGAGGAGTACCGGCAGCACCGCGGACGCATGGAAGTCGAGGCTGAATCGGTCGCCTACGTGGTCGCAAGTCTGCGTGGATTCGATACCAGCACGTACAGCATCGGCTACATCGCCGGATGGAGCGACGAAGACGTCACCGTGATTCGCGACTCGGCCGCCCGTGTCCTCGCGGCGGTCCACAGCATCGCAGGGATGCTCGACCAGTAA
- a CDS encoding AAA family ATPase, with amino-acid sequence MKQAVQYAFAGVCDSTLTAKTADGVIAAAGYADAVMTRYIVEDGNIRDDLLTRSQLKKWVNGVDPLTGERRGRDLESPVADLILDATINAPKSFSIAAMLDPELAAVYEDLQDRLRDRIIKLWQSELNARRGKQGCIREDLARVEVVELRHERSRSLDPHKHRHLWLNVKVQGRDRKWSNVDTRVALRFQNVINAEGDLASRTDPEWLAALAAKGFTLNADGEIAQLKHLVRALSKRSAQIEANKATRVAEWKAEHTEQEPSHEVLNQIDRWAWAYGRPDKPAKLDAEDWATVVRNELLTADPTLERERDSRPVIVSPLDDLDLELLAAMAIVDADARSTGTGGRFSEIDIRAGVIRALSKSGIVAARSDLEPVIDHIAEAATSTHTVTLLNESDVPRHVKHLMATSTAALKASVAHRIELMAGPGEPARTQEVAAIGRLVGPDRELNPEQIDGAAAIGGTGRIVCVSGAAGTGKTTMLKVAGATLRGHGRNMIIVAPTKKASSVAGREAESASSSLHQLLFDYGWRWASNQAGGAEWTRLTPGEVDASTGRTYEGPARRVAPGDRIVVDEAGMMELEAANALLEVVQQTGASIALVGDQRQALPVGHAGAMALFWRRASSLTELTTVHRFKDPTWAELSLRLRDPYSPEDAASVADQLLDTDHVTIVSNDVAAKEAMVNAWFTAMHDGASIALVTATQAEAQSINESIQARRLLLGCISPERMVSGQDGQMLVEGDIVQTRRNNSRAGVDNRQTWTIKKIELDHVILASTTDSSDLRKVTSEYAGQHMHLGYASTVYGVQGETTDRSLVGPGVDAAGLYVGLTRGRQTNDLILTTSTRAGARNELVRMMQRQAIEESLERSRSAARQELRRAAATAGIAPAGVTQGGSALDR; translated from the coding sequence GTGAAGCAGGCGGTCCAGTACGCCTTCGCCGGGGTCTGTGATTCGACACTGACCGCGAAGACCGCCGACGGCGTAATCGCTGCTGCGGGCTATGCGGACGCAGTGATGACCCGGTACATCGTCGAGGACGGCAACATCCGTGACGACCTGCTCACCCGGTCCCAGTTGAAGAAGTGGGTGAACGGGGTCGACCCGTTGACTGGCGAGCGGCGCGGTCGGGATCTCGAATCGCCGGTGGCAGACCTGATCTTGGACGCGACGATCAATGCTCCGAAGTCGTTCTCGATCGCGGCGATGTTGGACCCCGAGCTGGCGGCTGTGTACGAGGATCTGCAGGACCGCCTGCGGGACCGGATCATCAAGCTGTGGCAGTCCGAACTCAACGCGCGGCGCGGGAAGCAGGGTTGTATCCGCGAGGACCTCGCACGGGTCGAAGTCGTCGAACTCCGGCACGAGCGGTCGCGGTCCCTGGACCCGCACAAACACCGCCACCTGTGGTTGAACGTGAAAGTCCAGGGACGCGACAGGAAGTGGTCGAACGTCGACACCCGCGTCGCGCTTCGGTTCCAGAACGTGATCAACGCGGAAGGTGACCTGGCCTCACGCACGGATCCGGAATGGCTTGCGGCGCTGGCCGCGAAGGGCTTCACCCTCAACGCAGACGGCGAGATCGCGCAACTCAAGCACCTGGTGCGCGCGCTCTCAAAACGCTCCGCACAGATCGAGGCGAACAAGGCGACTCGGGTCGCCGAGTGGAAGGCCGAGCATACGGAGCAGGAACCGTCCCACGAAGTGCTGAACCAAATCGATCGGTGGGCGTGGGCATACGGTCGACCGGACAAGCCGGCGAAACTGGACGCCGAGGACTGGGCAACCGTCGTGCGAAACGAGCTCCTGACCGCCGATCCGACACTCGAGCGAGAGCGCGATTCGAGGCCCGTCATCGTTAGTCCGCTCGACGACCTCGACCTCGAGCTGCTGGCGGCGATGGCTATCGTCGACGCCGATGCCCGGTCGACCGGGACGGGTGGTCGTTTTAGCGAGATTGACATCCGAGCGGGCGTGATCCGCGCACTCTCGAAGTCTGGGATCGTTGCCGCTCGGTCTGACCTCGAGCCCGTCATTGATCACATCGCCGAGGCTGCTACCTCAACGCACACGGTCACCCTCTTGAACGAGTCCGATGTACCTCGCCACGTCAAGCACCTGATGGCGACCTCAACGGCAGCGCTCAAAGCCAGCGTTGCCCACCGCATTGAGCTGATGGCGGGACCTGGCGAACCTGCCAGGACGCAAGAAGTCGCGGCCATCGGGCGCCTCGTGGGCCCAGATCGCGAGCTCAACCCAGAGCAGATAGATGGTGCGGCAGCGATAGGTGGAACGGGCCGAATAGTCTGCGTAAGCGGTGCCGCTGGCACCGGGAAGACGACCATGTTGAAGGTCGCCGGCGCTACTCTGCGAGGCCACGGCCGCAACATGATTATCGTCGCCCCGACCAAGAAGGCGTCCTCGGTAGCCGGCCGCGAAGCGGAGAGCGCCTCGTCATCTCTGCACCAACTCCTGTTCGACTACGGATGGCGCTGGGCATCCAATCAAGCCGGCGGAGCCGAATGGACGCGGCTTACCCCCGGAGAGGTCGACGCGAGCACGGGTCGAACGTACGAGGGTCCAGCTCGTCGAGTTGCGCCAGGCGACAGGATTGTCGTAGATGAGGCGGGGATGATGGAGCTTGAGGCGGCGAACGCGTTGCTCGAGGTCGTGCAGCAAACCGGTGCGAGCATTGCGCTCGTCGGAGACCAACGTCAAGCCCTCCCAGTCGGGCACGCTGGAGCAATGGCACTATTCTGGCGTCGCGCTTCGAGCCTCACTGAGCTGACGACGGTCCATCGATTCAAGGATCCAACTTGGGCCGAACTCTCGTTGCGACTGCGCGATCCCTACAGCCCCGAGGACGCTGCATCTGTCGCGGACCAGCTCCTCGACACAGACCACGTCACGATTGTGAGCAACGACGTCGCCGCGAAGGAAGCGATGGTCAACGCTTGGTTTACGGCCATGCACGACGGTGCCTCAATCGCCTTGGTCACGGCCACGCAAGCGGAAGCGCAGAGCATCAACGAATCGATCCAAGCCCGGCGGCTGTTGTTGGGGTGTATCTCGCCCGAACGGATGGTGAGTGGTCAGGACGGCCAGATGCTCGTTGAAGGCGACATCGTGCAGACGCGCCGAAACAACTCCCGTGCGGGCGTCGACAATAGGCAGACCTGGACGATCAAAAAGATCGAGCTAGACCATGTAATTCTCGCCTCAACGACCGACTCTTCCGATTTGCGCAAAGTCACCAGCGAGTACGCTGGTCAGCACATGCACCTCGGATACGCGTCAACTGTCTATGGCGTGCAAGGCGAGACCACCGATCGTTCGCTAGTCGGCCCCGGTGTCGATGCCGCCGGCCTGTACGTAGGGCTGACGCGTGGCAGGCAAACGAATGACCTCATCCTGACAACATCGACACGTGCTGGAGCGCGAAACGAGCTGGTGCGGATGATGCAGCGGCAGGCTATTGAAGAGAGCCTTGAACGGTCCCGTAGTGCGGCACGTCAAGAACTCCGTCGCGCCGCAGCGACTGCGGGAATCGCTCCCGCCGGGGTGACGCAAGGCGGCAGCGCGCTGGACCGGTAG